In Candidatus Binatia bacterium, the sequence GACCCAGTTTGCTCGCGAAATCCGTGATGTTCATGCTCTCGGCGCTCAGGTCTCGGTGGTGATTGGCGGCGGGAATATCTTCCGTGGCGGGCGCGGCCAAACCCATGGTATCGAGAGAGCAACTCGCGATTATATGGGCATGCTCGCGACCATCATGAATGCTCTCGCGCTGCAGGCGGCTGTGGAGGCGCAGGGCGTCAAATCCAGAGTCCTGTCCGCCTTGGAGATCAAGGAAGTCGCGGAGCCCTATATTCGCCGCCGGGCGACACGCCACCTCGAAAAGAATCGGGTCGTGATCTTTGCGGCTGGAACCGGCAATCCCTTTTTCACCACAGATACAGCGGCGAGCCTGCGAGCGGTCGAGATTGGCGCCGATATCCTGATG encodes:
- the pyrH gene encoding UMP kinase; the protein is MPEGTAYRRILLKLSGEALAGGDGDSIDDARLTQFAREIRDVHALGAQVSVVIGGGNIFRGGRGQTHGIERATRDYMGMLATIMNALALQAAVEAQGVKSRVLSALEIKEVAEPYIRRRATRHLEKNRVVIFAAGTGNPFFTTDTAASLRAVEIGADILMKATRVDGVYDSDPEKNPSAVRFSELSYLDVLSQKLGVMDSTAISLCMENSLPVLVFNMLEEGNFLRAAQGESIGTIVRGAES